A portion of the Mycoplasmopsis mustelae genome contains these proteins:
- a CDS encoding dUTP diphosphatase: MNLTILFDMQKKLDAQIDIKRKKTQPKLTNKDILIQKTLALIIEAGEYVNEVQSFKYWKNQKNIDEQKITEEFADLLHFLINLAYAYEVNPIIEPKILNKDINIQFQELFYQIAQIISVLKTNDFQTIQNQILKVFEIAIGSFVMLGFSYAQLFQAYFYKNQKNFKRIYSNY, encoded by the coding sequence ATGAATTTAACCATTTTGTTTGATATGCAGAAAAAATTAGACGCACAAATTGATATCAAACGCAAAAAAACACAACCTAAATTAACAAACAAAGATATTTTGATTCAAAAAACCTTAGCTTTAATCATTGAAGCGGGCGAATACGTTAATGAAGTGCAAAGTTTTAAATATTGAAAAAATCAAAAAAACATTGATGAACAAAAAATCACCGAAGAATTTGCAGATTTATTACACTTTTTAATCAATTTAGCTTATGCATATGAAGTAAATCCTATTATAGAACCTAAAATTCTAAATAAGGATATTAATATTCAATTTCAAGAACTTTTTTATCAAATTGCACAAATTATTTCAGTTTTAAAAACTAATGATTTTCAAACTATTCAAAATCAAATTTTAAAAGTTTTTGAAATTGCAATCGGGAGTTTTGTGATGTTGGGTTTTTCTTATGCACAATTATTTCAAGCATACTTTTATAAGAATCAAAAAAACTTTAAACGGATTTATAGCAACTATTAG
- the rnr gene encoding ribonuclease R, with amino-acid sequence MNKEQVIKYIQCAKSRSFLDIARKFRVLPKNNKELTSLLSSLQREYKLFKNNKDEYYAPILIDTIEGILHVNSKGQFGFVDYNIDVENNIKDSVFIKNFNFNGAINNDKVKVYVYINPRGETNEQKSGVVAEILQRGNDEVVGFIKHKNNATYFVPVENKMKNVSWSIVSKGVPTKLNDLVIAKILKYEAKTVLIQIKRVITNEADPMVYVKSYLEQIKAPSEFPEKMLSEVAAIPQTIDNEDISNRVDLTDKMIVTIDGDDTKDFDDSIYVEKLPNGNYFLGVYIADVSYYVKDGSELDKEALSRGTSIYLVDRVIPMLPIELSNGICSLNPNVKRFVMACEMEIDSNGNNVSTKVFQGIIESKFRLTYKQVDAFYQTNLINEDADPKQVAELKRMLTDAKELSLILHQYKIKQGFVDFELNEPKIKLNNDGTVKEIVINERGFSEVLIEDFMVRANETVAKFLFDKKLPVLYRIHEAPDEEKLNHLKNALTALNIPNKSLIANQQISPLAFAKFVEDIKQARNDDFVKLMFLRTMQKAIYSPHNIGHFGLASEFYCHFTSPIRRYPDLIIHRTIRNFILENNNKSLSNFKQQVEVYGDLNTRAEQKAVQIERSVNDLKFAEYLKFKVGQTFRAQIVTILNFGFFVEFEFMASGLVHKSTLIDATYEPNQNLTKLVSNKRTFTVGDYVDVVVLGVDLVEGKVDCCIADLYQAFLNKKFRDERFKKQITSRKPKLS; translated from the coding sequence ATGAATAAAGAACAAGTAATTAAATATATACAATGTGCAAAATCACGCAGTTTTTTAGACATTGCTAGAAAATTTCGTGTTTTACCAAAAAATAACAAAGAACTAACCAGTTTGTTGTCATCACTACAACGTGAATACAAGCTATTTAAAAATAACAAAGATGAATACTACGCACCAATTTTAATTGATACAATTGAAGGAATCTTACACGTCAATTCTAAGGGCCAATTCGGATTTGTAGATTATAACATTGATGTCGAAAATAATATTAAAGATAGTGTTTTTATTAAAAACTTTAATTTTAACGGAGCAATTAATAATGACAAAGTTAAAGTTTATGTTTATATAAACCCTAGGGGTGAAACTAACGAGCAAAAAAGTGGTGTTGTTGCAGAAATTTTACAACGTGGCAATGATGAGGTAGTTGGATTTATTAAACATAAAAACAATGCAACTTATTTTGTACCCGTAGAAAATAAAATGAAAAATGTTTCATGATCCATTGTTTCTAAAGGTGTACCAACAAAACTAAATGATTTAGTTATTGCAAAAATCTTAAAATATGAAGCTAAAACTGTCTTAATTCAAATCAAACGCGTGATTACTAATGAAGCTGACCCGATGGTATATGTTAAATCATATTTAGAACAAATTAAAGCACCATCTGAATTTCCAGAGAAAATGCTATCAGAAGTGGCTGCGATTCCACAAACCATTGATAATGAAGATATCTCAAATCGTGTTGATTTAACCGATAAAATGATTGTTACAATTGATGGTGATGATACTAAAGATTTTGATGATTCTATTTATGTTGAAAAATTACCAAACGGAAATTATTTTTTAGGTGTTTATATCGCTGATGTTTCATATTATGTTAAAGATGGAAGCGAATTAGATAAAGAAGCACTATCGCGTGGAACTAGTATTTATTTAGTAGATCGTGTTATTCCGATGCTACCAATTGAATTATCTAACGGAATATGTTCGTTAAATCCAAACGTGAAGCGGTTTGTCATGGCATGTGAAATGGAAATTGATTCCAACGGAAATAATGTTTCAACCAAAGTTTTTCAGGGAATTATTGAAAGTAAATTTCGTTTAACCTACAAGCAAGTTGATGCTTTTTATCAAACTAATTTAATTAATGAAGATGCAGACCCAAAACAGGTTGCAGAACTCAAACGAATGTTAACCGATGCCAAAGAATTAAGTTTGATTTTACATCAATATAAAATCAAACAAGGTTTTGTGGATTTTGAATTAAATGAACCAAAAATTAAATTAAATAATGATGGAACTGTTAAAGAGATTGTAATTAATGAACGCGGATTTTCAGAAGTATTAATTGAAGATTTTATGGTGCGTGCAAATGAAACAGTTGCAAAATTTTTATTTGACAAAAAACTACCAGTTTTATATCGTATCCATGAAGCGCCGGATGAAGAAAAACTTAATCATTTAAAAAATGCATTAACTGCTTTAAATATTCCAAATAAATCACTAATTGCAAATCAACAAATTTCACCACTTGCATTTGCAAAATTTGTTGAAGATATCAAACAAGCACGTAATGATGATTTTGTTAAACTTATGTTTTTACGAACAATGCAAAAAGCAATTTATTCACCACATAATATTGGTCATTTTGGTTTAGCCTCTGAATTTTATTGTCATTTTACTAGTCCAATTCGTAGATATCCAGATTTAATAATTCATCGTACCATTCGTAATTTTATTTTAGAAAATAACAATAAATCTTTATCAAACTTTAAACAACAAGTAGAAGTATATGGTGATTTAAACACTCGCGCCGAACAAAAAGCTGTGCAAATTGAGCGTAGTGTTAATGATTTAAAATTTGCTGAGTATTTAAAATTTAAAGTTGGACAAACATTTAGAGCTCAAATTGTTACGATTTTAAATTTTGGTTTTTTTGTAGAGTTCGAATTCATGGCTAGTGGGTTAGTACATAAAAGTACTTTAATTGACGCTACTTATGAACCAAATCAAAATTTAACTAAACTAGTTTCCAATAAGCGCACTTTTACAGTTGGTGATTATGTAGATGTTGTGGTTTTAGGTGTGGATTTAGTTGAAGGAAAAGTAGATTGTTGCATCGCAGATTTATACCAAGCATTCTTAAATAAAAAGTTTCGAGATGAAAGATTTAAAAAACAAATTACATCCCGCAAACCCAAATTGAGTTAA
- a CDS encoding acetate/propionate family kinase, producing the protein MQEKKILVINAGSSSIKLSLFKKDNLELIASGLAERITLPKGNITIKCLGEKKELDVAMPNHEVAVTEIYALMQAMKIVKDKNEIENIGFRVVQGGDYFATTTKITDKEIALIKECAIYAPLHNPGAVQAMQGFKKVFPNAKLSADFDTAFHRSMPKVNYTYAIPHQLASEFNIKKYGMHGISHQYITETLQKILGKDKVSFINLHLGNGASLCAIKDSQSLDTSMGLTPLAGIMMGTRSGDIDPSIHQFVCKQTKMSIDEFTDVLNKKSGLLGVSGVSSDMRDVREAAFKQNNNQAQFALDLYAQKIADYIAMYANKIGCHLDALVFTAGVGENAAGVREDIVKKLSFKNIKLDQVKNEGPIGEYQLISTPDSEVKVYVIRTNEELVIARNAKAIYQD; encoded by the coding sequence ATGCAAGAAAAAAAAATCTTAGTAATTAATGCTGGAAGTAGTTCAATTAAATTAAGTTTGTTTAAAAAAGACAATCTTGAACTCATCGCTAGCGGTTTGGCTGAAAGAATTACCTTACCGAAAGGAAATATTACTATTAAATGTTTAGGTGAAAAAAAGGAACTAGATGTAGCAATGCCAAACCATGAGGTTGCTGTTACGGAAATTTATGCTTTAATGCAAGCGATGAAAATAGTTAAAGATAAAAATGAAATAGAAAACATTGGTTTTAGAGTGGTGCAAGGTGGAGATTATTTTGCAACTACAACCAAAATTACTGATAAAGAAATTGCTTTGATTAAAGAATGTGCTATTTATGCACCTTTACACAATCCGGGCGCAGTGCAAGCAATGCAAGGATTCAAAAAAGTGTTTCCAAATGCAAAACTAAGCGCTGATTTTGATACTGCATTCCATAGAAGTATGCCGAAAGTAAATTATACTTATGCAATTCCACATCAATTAGCAAGCGAATTTAATATTAAAAAATATGGAATGCACGGAATTTCACACCAATATATCACCGAAACCTTACAAAAAATTTTAGGTAAAGATAAAGTTAGTTTTATAAACTTACACTTAGGAAATGGTGCTAGTTTATGTGCTATTAAAGATTCGCAATCTTTAGATACATCAATGGGTCTGACTCCATTAGCTGGAATTATGATGGGAACCAGAAGTGGTGATATTGATCCTTCAATTCATCAATTTGTTTGCAAACAAACTAAAATGTCAATTGATGAATTTACCGATGTTTTAAATAAAAAAAGTGGTTTATTAGGTGTTTCGGGTGTTTCAAGTGATATGCGTGATGTGCGTGAAGCAGCATTTAAACAAAATAATAATCAAGCTCAATTTGCCTTAGATTTATATGCACAAAAAATTGCTGATTATATTGCTATGTACGCAAATAAAATTGGTTGTCATTTAGATGCCTTGGTTTTTACGGCTGGCGTTGGTGAAAATGCCGCTGGAGTTCGCGAAGATATTGTTAAAAAACTTTCATTTAAAAATATTAAATTAGATCAAGTTAAAAATGAAGGACCAATCGGTGAATATCAATTAATTTCTACACCTGATTCTGAGGTTAAAGTTTATGTAATTCGCACTAACGAAGAATTAGTTATTGCAAGAAATGCTAAAGCAATCTACCAAGATTAA
- a CDS encoding DNA-directed RNA polymerase subunit beta', with product MNKNFNKKAQINNITLSLATRGDVESWSFGEVTKPETINYKTYKPEKDGLFDELIFGPVTDYKCPICGTKYKKTDEGGTCTKTPQCDKYRPVILPKISRRNRMGHIKLENPVVHFWFYKIDHSIISKLLGLRVHDSNKVVTKADLEKLIYYKSHIVLESGNLKSLKKNTIININEAPEIYLKALKEMLTLEYDDPNAIEDIQATLNDLLTYAQSEDGKSFGIDFYSYNEVIEEYTTAKIGTGSKAIEYLLEHIDLEAERKAVQKEIDAINLEITENNLTNSSSKAQDRIKLYKRLTIISSFIRSGQKPIDMLIYNLPVIPADLRPLVQLDGGRHSTSDINELYRRIIIRNNRLLKWKDSDAPMLIKQNEYRMIQEAVDALIDNGRKKPTPVSSKDGQPLKSISDALTGKKGRFRQNLLGKRVDYSGRSVIVGGPKLKMYEVGIPRDMAAKLFEPWIVRELIANEESVTSVKTAKKLIEALDSKIWPYVERAIKGRPVLLNRAPTLHRLSIQAFYPVLIRGKAIKLHPLVTTAFNADFDGDQMAVHVPISEQSVREAKELMLASKNILGPKDGEPIINPSQDMILGLFYLTIEKAGAKGEGNYYASIDEMMFAYERGYITLHTRVVLPIAALNKPFLSRQTNRPYLVSSVGKFILNQAFPVEFEFVFGKYIEKTYHQDSQGNEVIKEREVIHTSENALDRYSLNYGENFRDVIAHLETNNALAKKDIAKIIRKIYEKYVHLVNKEDLANIIDATTPQNYTLRLKECENLKDYNNNSIPYEHAELINNFIIAEFDKINYKNHGHDEIQKPWTIDEYTEALESVWFSYTNYVASVLDKIKDLGFHYSTISGTTISMNDVKTLESTKQKIADGERHTARLTEYFQYGYLTDDERYNLTIQHWTKVKEDIEKELKKVTQSDIDNPLFMMMLSGARGNASNFTQLAGMRGLMSNNTKVLKADAENDRVVRSTIEIPVKSSFLDGLSAYEFYSSTHGARKGLTDTALNTAKSGYLTRRLVDVGQGIVVREEDCGSDFGFKVKAIKDTKTDTVIESLWDRIEGRYTNTAIYDQNGEILVASNTLITPEIADFITKELKLEVVDIRSILSCHTRNGVCKHCYGKDLATNRVVSIGEAVGVVAAQSIGEPGTQLTMRTFHTGGVAGVEDITGGFGRLIELIDAYDSPWGKPAVISAVRGTVTKIKQAKNKETGQKTDIYEVTIRTDLPINDEGIHEVTYSGKLSQKLRVKVNDKVYPGQKIFEGPIILKKLLEYAGPRAVQNYLLKEIQRLYRLQGITIADKYIEIIIRQLLSKIMITDPGESKFFNGSLIDTFVYQKENGKLLAAGKKPAYGEVKIRGAKQVPLLSDSWLSAASYQETAKILVNSAVGNRVDKLEGLKENIILGHKIPAGTNSNFELKGKYDIRDPKSYFKNKYNPNSPLDDLSNEVMDDLDFSDLVDNQFELGYYNNDYDSNYDDNFENDDSYE from the coding sequence ATGAATAAAAACTTTAATAAAAAAGCTCAAATTAATAATATTACCCTCTCATTAGCCACCCGTGGTGATGTAGAATCGTGATCTTTTGGTGAAGTAACTAAACCAGAAACTATTAATTATAAGACTTATAAACCTGAAAAAGATGGTTTGTTTGATGAATTAATTTTTGGACCAGTAACTGATTATAAATGTCCTATTTGTGGAACTAAATACAAAAAAACCGATGAAGGTGGAACATGTACTAAAACCCCACAATGTGATAAATATCGTCCAGTAATTTTACCTAAAATTTCACGCAGAAACAGGATGGGACACATTAAATTGGAAAATCCTGTTGTGCATTTTTGATTTTATAAAATTGATCACTCAATTATTTCTAAACTTTTAGGACTACGTGTACATGATTCTAATAAAGTAGTTACCAAAGCCGATCTAGAAAAACTCATTTATTATAAATCACACATTGTTTTAGAAAGTGGAAACTTAAAATCGCTTAAAAAAAATACCATTATTAACATCAATGAAGCTCCGGAAATATATTTAAAAGCTCTTAAAGAAATGTTAACTCTTGAATACGATGATCCAAATGCAATCGAAGATATTCAAGCAACTTTAAATGACCTCTTAACATACGCACAATCTGAAGACGGAAAATCATTCGGAATTGACTTTTATTCATACAATGAAGTAATTGAAGAATATACAACCGCTAAAATCGGAACCGGTTCTAAAGCGATTGAATATTTATTAGAACACATTGATTTAGAAGCAGAACGTAAAGCAGTACAAAAAGAAATTGATGCCATCAATTTAGAAATTACTGAAAATAATTTAACCAATTCATCATCAAAAGCACAAGATCGTATTAAATTATACAAACGTTTGACTATTATTAGTTCATTCATACGTAGTGGTCAAAAACCGATTGATATGCTGATTTATAACCTACCGGTTATTCCGGCTGACTTAAGACCGTTAGTTCAATTAGATGGTGGAAGACATTCAACTAGTGATATTAATGAATTATATCGTAGGATTATTATTAGAAATAACCGTTTACTAAAATGAAAAGATTCTGATGCTCCGATGTTGATTAAACAAAATGAATATCGGATGATTCAAGAAGCAGTCGATGCTTTAATTGATAATGGACGTAAAAAACCTACCCCAGTTTCTTCGAAAGATGGACAACCATTAAAGTCAATTTCTGATGCATTAACTGGTAAAAAAGGACGTTTTCGTCAAAACTTATTAGGAAAACGTGTTGATTACTCAGGGCGTAGTGTTATCGTTGGTGGACCTAAACTTAAAATGTATGAGGTTGGTATCCCGCGTGATATGGCTGCAAAACTTTTCGAACCCTGAATTGTACGTGAGTTGATTGCTAATGAAGAAAGTGTAACTAGTGTTAAAACTGCAAAAAAATTAATTGAAGCCTTAGATTCTAAAATTTGACCTTATGTAGAACGTGCGATTAAAGGTAGACCAGTTTTATTAAATCGTGCCCCTACCTTGCACCGTCTTTCAATTCAAGCTTTTTATCCAGTTTTAATTCGTGGAAAAGCAATTAAATTACATCCATTAGTAACCACTGCATTTAATGCCGATTTTGATGGGGACCAAATGGCAGTTCATGTTCCTATTTCAGAACAATCAGTTCGTGAAGCTAAAGAATTAATGTTAGCCTCAAAAAACATCTTAGGACCTAAAGATGGAGAACCTATTATCAACCCGTCGCAAGATATGATTCTAGGATTGTTTTACCTAACTATCGAGAAAGCGGGTGCTAAAGGCGAGGGAAATTACTATGCATCCATTGATGAAATGATGTTTGCATACGAAAGAGGTTACATAACCTTACATACTCGTGTTGTGTTGCCGATTGCGGCTTTAAATAAACCTTTTTTAAGTAGACAAACTAACCGACCTTATTTGGTGTCTAGTGTTGGTAAATTTATCTTAAACCAAGCATTTCCGGTTGAATTTGAATTTGTATTTGGTAAATATATTGAAAAAACATATCATCAAGATTCTCAAGGAAATGAAGTAATTAAAGAAAGAGAAGTAATTCATACTTCAGAAAACGCTTTAGATCGCTATAGTCTAAATTATGGTGAAAACTTTAGAGATGTGATTGCACATTTAGAAACAAATAATGCGTTAGCTAAAAAAGATATTGCTAAAATTATCCGTAAAATTTACGAAAAATATGTACATTTAGTAAATAAAGAAGATTTAGCTAATATAATTGATGCGACTACTCCACAAAATTACACATTACGTTTAAAAGAATGTGAAAACTTAAAAGATTATAATAATAATAGCATTCCTTATGAACATGCTGAATTAATTAATAATTTTATTATTGCTGAATTTGATAAAATTAACTACAAAAACCATGGTCACGATGAAATACAAAAACCATGAACCATTGATGAATATACCGAAGCTTTAGAAAGTGTTTGATTTAGTTATACAAACTATGTTGCAAGTGTTTTGGATAAAATTAAAGATTTAGGATTCCACTATTCAACTATATCGGGAACTACTATTTCAATGAATGATGTTAAAACCTTAGAATCTACAAAACAAAAAATCGCAGATGGTGAAAGACATACTGCTAGATTAACTGAATATTTCCAATATGGATATTTAACTGATGACGAACGTTATAATTTAACTATTCAACATTGAACCAAAGTTAAAGAAGATATCGAAAAAGAGCTTAAAAAAGTTACCCAATCAGATATAGACAACCCATTATTTATGATGATGCTTTCGGGAGCACGTGGTAATGCATCTAACTTTACTCAATTAGCCGGAATGCGTGGATTGATGAGTAATAATACTAAAGTTTTAAAAGCCGATGCTGAAAACGATCGTGTGGTTCGTTCAACCATTGAAATTCCTGTTAAATCATCATTCTTAGACGGGCTTAGTGCGTATGAATTTTATTCATCAACCCACGGGGCTCGTAAGGGACTAACCGACACTGCCTTAAACACTGCTAAATCTGGATATTTAACTCGTAGGTTAGTTGATGTCGGGCAAGGAATTGTAGTTCGTGAAGAAGATTGTGGGTCTGATTTTGGTTTCAAAGTTAAAGCGATTAAAGATACTAAAACTGATACTGTAATTGAATCACTATGAGATAGAATCGAAGGAAGATATACTAATACTGCAATATATGATCAAAATGGTGAGATTTTGGTAGCATCAAATACCTTAATTACTCCTGAAATTGCTGATTTTATTACTAAAGAATTAAAATTAGAAGTAGTAGATATTCGTTCAATTTTATCTTGTCATACTCGTAATGGTGTATGTAAGCATTGTTATGGAAAAGATTTGGCAACCAACCGCGTTGTAAGTATTGGTGAAGCGGTAGGAGTTGTTGCGGCTCAATCAATAGGTGAGCCCGGAACACAACTTACAATGCGTACCTTCCATACCGGTGGAGTTGCTGGAGTTGAAGATATTACTGGTGGATTCGGTAGATTGATTGAGTTAATTGATGCTTATGATTCTCCATGGGGAAAACCGGCGGTGATTTCGGCAGTGCGTGGAACTGTAACCAAAATTAAACAAGCAAAAAACAAAGAAACTGGACAAAAAACTGATATTTACGAAGTTACTATACGTACCGATTTACCAATAAATGATGAAGGAATTCACGAAGTTACATATAGCGGAAAACTATCTCAAAAATTACGTGTAAAAGTCAATGATAAAGTATATCCAGGACAAAAGATTTTTGAAGGACCAATTATTTTAAAAAAACTTTTAGAATATGCTGGACCAAGGGCGGTACAAAACTACTTATTAAAAGAAATCCAACGACTATACCGTTTACAAGGAATTACCATCGCTGATAAATACATCGAAATTATCATTCGTCAATTATTATCGAAAATTATGATTACCGATCCGGGAGAATCTAAGTTCTTTAATGGTTCTTTAATTGATACTTTTGTATATCAAAAAGAAAACGGAAAATTATTAGCAGCAGGTAAAAAACCCGCGTATGGAGAAGTTAAAATTCGTGGAGCTAAACAAGTACCTTTACTTTCTGATTCATGATTATCAGCAGCATCTTATCAAGAAACTGCTAAGATTTTAGTCAATTCGGCCGTGGGAAATCGTGTCGATAAACTTGAGGGTCTTAAAGAAAACATTATTTTAGGACACAAAATCCCGGCCGGAACTAATTCTAATTTTGAACTAAAAGGTAAATATGATATTCGCGATCCAAAATCATACTTTAAAAATAAATACAATCCTAATTCACCACTTGATGATTTATCAAACGAAGTTATGGATGATTTAGATTTTAGTGATTTAGTAGATAATCAATTTGAACTTGGATATTATAACAACGATTATGATTCAAATTATGATGATAACTTCGAAAATGACGATAGTTACGAATAA
- the yihA gene encoding ribosome biogenesis GTP-binding protein YihA/YsxC, whose translation MFKFIKSSTQKSDWYQHNNYEIAFWGRSNVGKSSLINALVGNKKMARVSKTPGRTQLLNFFENENKAVFVDLPGYGYARLSKTKIQTMMHMVEEYLINRENLKAVYLLIDSRHGISANDKNVIEFLCKINLMFIPVYTKADKLNQKEKNQLLKRIKAERQQFQFDNYYIVSAETHFGVNELAESVSNILEV comes from the coding sequence ATGTTTAAATTTATAAAATCATCAACACAAAAAAGTGATTGGTATCAACATAACAATTATGAAATAGCATTCTGAGGACGTTCAAACGTTGGCAAAAGTAGTTTGATTAATGCTTTAGTAGGAAATAAAAAAATGGCGCGTGTTTCTAAAACACCAGGAAGAACACAACTTTTAAATTTCTTTGAAAATGAAAATAAAGCTGTATTTGTAGACCTTCCAGGTTATGGTTATGCTAGATTATCAAAAACTAAAATTCAAACCATGATGCATATGGTTGAAGAATATTTAATTAACCGTGAAAATTTAAAAGCAGTTTATCTGTTAATAGATAGTCGCCACGGAATAAGTGCAAATGATAAAAATGTGATAGAATTTTTATGTAAAATTAATTTAATGTTTATACCGGTTTATACTAAAGCTGATAAATTAAATCAAAAAGAAAAAAATCAATTACTTAAACGTATTAAAGCAGAACGTCAGCAATTTCAATTTGATAATTATTATATTGTTTCCGCTGAAACACACTTTGGTGTTAATGAACTTGCAGAAAGTGTTTCAAACATTTTGGAGGTCTAG
- a CDS encoding MAG1430 family protein: MKKSLKIFLTTSLTSVAVIALTAGITVATKSHPTEKLPELAVLANNQNLKYKNYQSLMFELQPGRVDPKQSFASAYVEDPIFKTNSEITANNKYWENLLLPKKILTKSEQQNQDFYITTSQAVPLNVFKDAYNIQFKSFANDLEGVLYLRVSFVAKDLNKNLTPNVTTIYKLSGFKKITLSDVTNTIFLKNDATQLRNEQIDQYQTFTALKEAYQKLQNDSQKRAEFIENTLVLAGTSDTARIDYRKTEVSFEDPNVIKINFYLAPLIKSATLTDLNSIQFHNTEGFYTQIEKTFHIEKFK; this comes from the coding sequence GTGAAAAAGTCACTTAAAATTTTTCTAACAACTAGTTTAACTTCTGTCGCGGTTATTGCATTAACTGCCGGAATAACTGTTGCTACCAAATCACACCCAACCGAAAAGCTACCCGAATTGGCGGTCTTAGCAAATAATCAAAATTTAAAATATAAAAATTATCAATCTTTAATGTTTGAATTACAACCAGGTAGAGTGGATCCAAAACAATCTTTTGCTAGTGCTTATGTTGAAGATCCAATTTTTAAAACTAATTCTGAAATAACAGCGAATAATAAATACTGAGAAAATTTATTACTTCCTAAAAAAATACTTACAAAATCAGAACAACAAAATCAAGACTTTTATATAACCACTTCGCAAGCAGTTCCACTCAATGTTTTTAAAGATGCATATAATATTCAGTTTAAATCATTTGCAAATGACCTTGAAGGGGTTTTATATTTAAGGGTATCATTTGTTGCTAAAGATCTAAATAAAAATCTTACTCCAAATGTGACAACAATTTATAAATTAAGCGGGTTTAAAAAAATAACCTTATCTGACGTTACAAATACCATTTTCTTAAAAAATGATGCAACACAACTACGAAACGAACAAATTGATCAATATCAAACTTTTACCGCTTTAAAAGAAGCTTATCAAAAACTTCAAAATGATTCTCAAAAACGTGCAGAATTCATTGAAAATACTTTGGTTTTGGCGGGTACATCAGATACAGCAAGAATTGATTATCGAAAAACCGAAGTTTCTTTTGAAGATCCTAACGTAATTAAAATCAACTTTTATTTAGCCCCTTTAATTAAATCTGCAACACTTACAGATTTAAATAGTATTCAATTTCATAACACTGAAGGGTTTTATACTCAAATAGAAAAAACATTTCATATAGAAAAGTTTAAATAA
- the coaD gene encoding pantetheine-phosphate adenylyltransferase, which produces MLKQSTKIKKALYAGSFNPVHEGHLDIIHKASSLFDLLYVVISQNPEKNNNDFKRNYNDLIQHTQQYENVIIMINSDKLTAKIAAELEVKYLVRSARNQMDYAFEIDLASGNKILNKDLETILIIPDHAYLKVSSALRRAMKDKNV; this is translated from the coding sequence ATGCTAAAGCAATCTACCAAGATTAAAAAAGCTTTATATGCTGGATCGTTTAATCCGGTGCATGAGGGGCATTTAGATATCATTCATAAAGCTAGTTCGTTATTTGATCTACTTTATGTTGTCATTAGTCAAAATCCTGAAAAAAATAATAATGATTTTAAACGCAATTACAATGATTTAATACAACACACCCAACAATATGAGAATGTTATTATTATGATCAATTCTGATAAGCTAACTGCAAAAATTGCAGCAGAATTGGAAGTAAAATATTTGGTGCGTTCTGCACGTAATCAAATGGATTATGCTTTTGAAATTGATTTAGCTTCAGGAAATAAAATTTTAAATAAAGACCTAGAAACCATTTTAATCATACCTGATCATGCTTATTTAAAAGTTTCTTCTGCACTACGCCGAGCTATGAAAGACAAAAATGTTTAA
- the secG gene encoding preprotein translocase subunit SecG, translating into MIIALTIILIFISLLLIFISFLMSPDSNGFSGALVGSGDLDLFKVSKERGFKKFLKWSMIILGSLLFILTILLRVFVL; encoded by the coding sequence ATGATAATTGCATTAACAATAATTTTGATCTTCATAAGCTTACTTTTAATCTTTATCTCATTTTTAATGTCACCGGATTCAAATGGTTTTTCAGGGGCATTGGTTGGTTCGGGGGATTTAGATTTATTTAAAGTTTCTAAAGAACGTGGATTTAAAAAATTCCTAAAATGATCTATGATCATTTTAGGAAGTTTATTATTTATTTTAACAATTTTATTAAGGGTGTTTGTCTTATAA